In Streptomyces sp. NBC_00878, a single window of DNA contains:
- a CDS encoding DUF47 domain-containing protein produces the protein MRFRLTPRETSFYDMFAASADNIVTGSKLLMELLGADASGRAEIAERMRAAEHAGDDATHAIFHQLNSSFITPFDREDIYNLASSLDDIMDFMEEAVDLVVLYNIEDLPKGVEQQIEVLARAADLTAEAMPNLRTMDNLTEYWIEVNRLENQADQIHRKLLAMLFNGKYEAIEVLKLKQVVDVLEEAADAFEHVANTVETIAVKES, from the coding sequence GTGCGATTTCGTCTGACCCCCAGGGAGACGAGCTTCTACGACATGTTTGCCGCATCCGCGGACAACATCGTCACGGGCTCGAAACTCCTGATGGAACTGCTCGGGGCGGACGCGTCCGGCCGGGCCGAGATCGCAGAGCGTATGCGGGCCGCGGAACACGCTGGTGACGATGCCACACACGCGATCTTCCACCAGCTGAACTCCTCGTTCATCACGCCGTTCGACCGCGAGGACATCTACAACCTCGCCTCGTCCCTCGACGACATCATGGACTTCATGGAGGAGGCCGTCGACCTGGTCGTCCTCTACAACATCGAGGATCTCCCGAAGGGCGTCGAGCAGCAGATCGAGGTGCTGGCGCGGGCGGCCGACCTGACCGCGGAGGCCATGCCGAACCTGCGGACGATGGACAACCTCACCGAGTACTGGATCGAGGTCAACCGCCTCGAGAACCAGGCCGACCAGATCCACCGCAAGCTGCTGGCCATGCTCTTCAACGGCAAGTACGAAGCCATCGAGGTGCTCAAGCTCAAGCAGGTCGTGGACGTGCTGGAAGAGGCCGCCGACGCCTTCGAGCATGTGGCCAACACGGTGGAGACCATCGCGGTCAAGGAGTCCTGA
- the pstS gene encoding phosphate ABC transporter substrate-binding protein PstS — protein MKLQRKNRLRALSLGAVAVTGALTLTACGSDDTGGGDTSSSAQPSAGSIKCDDAKGQLLADGSSAQKNAIDAWVKQFTAACGVQINYKGGGSGAGVTAFTQGQVAFAGSDSALKPEELTASKSVCKGGQGIDLPMVGGPIAVGFNVEGVDSLVLDAPTLAKIFNDKIKNWNDPAIKALNPDAKLPDLKIQAFHRSDESGTTDNFTKYLIATAKTEWPYEGGKAWQAKGGQSAAQSSGVAQQVKQTNGAISYMELSYAKEGITPVKIDTGAAAPVEATVANATKAIAAAQTVGTAPDLALKLDYATKAEGAYPITLVTYEIVCDKGNKADTLAATKAFLRYIASEEGQNVLTEADYAPMPEEIITKVRTTVESLS, from the coding sequence GTGAAGCTTCAGCGCAAGAACCGGCTTCGCGCCCTTTCGCTCGGTGCTGTCGCCGTCACCGGCGCCCTGACGCTGACGGCGTGCGGCTCGGACGACACCGGCGGTGGCGACACCAGCTCCTCGGCGCAGCCCTCGGCCGGCAGCATCAAGTGTGACGACGCCAAGGGGCAGCTCCTTGCCGACGGCTCCTCCGCGCAGAAGAACGCGATCGACGCCTGGGTCAAGCAGTTCACCGCCGCCTGTGGCGTGCAGATCAACTACAAGGGTGGCGGCTCCGGCGCGGGCGTCACCGCCTTCACGCAGGGCCAGGTCGCCTTCGCCGGCTCCGACTCGGCGCTGAAGCCCGAAGAGCTCACCGCCTCCAAGTCGGTCTGCAAGGGCGGCCAGGGCATCGACCTCCCGATGGTCGGCGGCCCGATCGCGGTCGGTTTCAACGTGGAAGGCGTCGACAGCCTCGTGCTGGACGCGCCCACCCTCGCCAAGATCTTCAACGACAAGATCAAGAACTGGAACGACCCGGCGATCAAGGCGCTCAACCCCGACGCCAAGCTCCCCGACCTCAAGATCCAGGCGTTCCACCGCTCGGACGAGTCCGGCACCACGGACAACTTCACCAAGTACCTGATCGCCACGGCCAAGACCGAGTGGCCCTACGAGGGCGGCAAGGCCTGGCAGGCCAAGGGCGGCCAGTCCGCCGCGCAGTCCTCCGGCGTGGCCCAGCAGGTGAAGCAGACCAACGGCGCGATCAGCTACATGGAGCTGTCGTACGCCAAGGAAGGCATCACCCCGGTCAAGATCGACACCGGCGCCGCCGCTCCGGTCGAGGCCACCGTCGCCAACGCCACGAAGGCCATCGCGGCAGCCCAGACGGTCGGCACCGCCCCGGACCTCGCGCTGAAGCTCGACTACGCGACCAAGGCCGAGGGCGCCTACCCGATCACCCTCGTCACCTACGAGATCGTCTGCGACAAGGGCAACAAGGCCGACACCCTGGCCGCCACGAAGGCGTTCCTGCGGTACATCGCCTCCGAGGAGGGCCAGAACGTCCTCACCGAGGCCGACTACGCCCCGATGCCCGAGGAGATCATCACCAAGGTCCGTACCACCGTCGAGAGCCTGAGCTGA
- the pstA gene encoding phosphate ABC transporter permease PstA: MSTAIADKRPSDSLRGGHLPKWAPYAIGAGSVVVAIGIGLAGGLHSRIQWGLIAGILFVLTTFVVASLVEGRRQAKDRVATALVWVAFLLAVIPLVSLVWTTVSRGVKVLDVYFLTHSMGLIADTEVGGGIYHAIVGSLEQVGLATLMAAPIGVLTAIYLVEYGRGNLARAVTFFVDVMTGIPSIVAGLFILSIMLQFDMQPFGFAGSLALAILMMPVVVRSTEEMLKLVPNELREASLALGIPKWRTILKVVLPTSIGGITTGIMLAVARIAGETAPVLLLVWGNTLINTNPFEGAQQSLPLYIYQQYANSAGAGAAYDRAWAASLTLIAFVMILNLGARGIARWKAPKTGR; the protein is encoded by the coding sequence ATGAGCACCGCAATCGCCGACAAGCGCCCCAGCGACAGCCTGCGCGGCGGCCACCTCCCCAAGTGGGCGCCGTACGCGATCGGCGCCGGCTCCGTCGTCGTCGCGATCGGCATCGGCCTGGCGGGCGGCCTCCACAGCCGCATCCAGTGGGGCCTGATCGCCGGGATCCTCTTCGTCCTCACCACGTTCGTCGTCGCCTCCCTCGTCGAGGGCCGCCGCCAGGCCAAGGACCGGGTCGCGACCGCGCTGGTCTGGGTCGCCTTCCTGCTCGCCGTGATCCCGTTGGTTTCCCTGGTCTGGACGACCGTCTCGCGCGGTGTGAAGGTCCTCGACGTCTACTTCCTGACCCACTCGATGGGCCTGATCGCCGACACCGAGGTGGGCGGCGGCATCTACCACGCCATCGTCGGAAGCCTGGAGCAGGTCGGCCTCGCCACGCTGATGGCCGCGCCGATCGGCGTGCTCACCGCGATCTACCTGGTGGAGTACGGGCGCGGCAACCTCGCCCGGGCCGTCACCTTCTTCGTCGACGTGATGACCGGCATCCCGTCGATCGTCGCCGGTCTGTTCATCCTCAGCATCATGCTGCAGTTCGACATGCAGCCCTTCGGATTCGCCGGCTCGCTCGCCCTGGCCATCCTGATGATGCCGGTGGTCGTCCGCTCCACCGAGGAGATGCTCAAGCTCGTACCGAACGAGCTGCGCGAGGCCTCCCTGGCGCTCGGCATCCCGAAGTGGCGCACCATCCTGAAGGTGGTCCTGCCGACCTCGATCGGCGGCATCACCACCGGCATCATGCTGGCCGTCGCCCGTATCGCGGGCGAGACCGCGCCGGTGCTGCTGCTGGTGTGGGGCAACACCCTCATCAACACCAACCCCTTCGAAGGTGCGCAACAGTCGCTGCCGTTGTACATCTATCAGCAGTACGCGAACAGTGCGGGTGCGGGCGCGGCCTACGACCGCGCATGGGCGGCGTCGCTGACGCTGATCGCCTTCGTGATGATCCTCAACCTGGGAGCCCGCGGCATCGCCCGCTGGAAGGCCCCGAAGACCGGTCGCTGA
- a CDS encoding phosphatase PAP2 family protein, whose translation MAGLAESGSNPDVDLLYDINGLAKDAPRWFDRVMEFVGEWGLLAAMVLLVIWCWFTVRRRGEEDAAASVAALVWAPLAGAIAVLVNVPIRGFVERPRPFVDHDGLDVLIGGKSDYSFVSDHATLMMAMGVGLFVAHRKFGLVGIALALFGGFCRVYMGVHYPTDVIGGFALGTAVVLLLSPLAMALLTPVMTAVEGSGRVGWLIRASGSAGERGKVIPGARSEVEAEERDLAA comes from the coding sequence ATGGCTGGACTCGCCGAATCCGGGTCGAACCCCGACGTCGACTTGCTCTACGACATCAATGGTCTCGCCAAAGACGCGCCCCGCTGGTTCGACCGCGTCATGGAGTTTGTGGGCGAATGGGGGCTTTTGGCCGCCATGGTGTTGTTGGTGATCTGGTGCTGGTTCACCGTGCGGCGCCGGGGTGAAGAGGATGCCGCCGCGTCCGTGGCCGCGCTGGTGTGGGCGCCGCTTGCCGGTGCCATCGCCGTACTCGTGAATGTGCCGATACGGGGATTTGTGGAGCGGCCACGGCCTTTTGTCGACCATGACGGGCTGGATGTTCTTATCGGCGGCAAGAGCGACTATTCGTTCGTGAGTGATCACGCGACTCTGATGATGGCGATGGGGGTCGGGCTGTTCGTCGCGCATCGGAAGTTCGGGCTCGTGGGGATAGCGCTGGCGCTGTTCGGCGGGTTCTGCCGGGTTTATATGGGCGTGCACTATCCGACGGACGTGATCGGTGGATTCGCGCTCGGGACCGCGGTGGTTCTGTTGCTTTCGCCGCTTGCGATGGCTTTGCTGACGCCGGTGATGACCGCGGTGGAGGGGTCGGGGCGGGTGGGGTGGTTGATCCGCGCGAGTGGCTCCGCCGGTGAGCGGGGGAAAGTGATTCCTGGGGCTCGGAGTGAGGTTGAGGCGGAGGAGCGGGATCTTGCGGCGTAG
- a CDS encoding inorganic phosphate transporter: MDTFALIVTIGVALGFTYTNGFHDSANAIATSVSTRALTPRAALAMAAVMNLAGAFLGSGVAKTVSEGLIETPQGTKGMWVLFSALVGAIVWNLVTWYFGLPSSSSHALFGGMVGAALAGGIGVIWSGVLDKVVIPMFVSPLVGLVAGYLVMCAIMWIFRRSNPHKAKRGFRIAQTVSAAGMALGHGLQDAQKTMGIVVMALVIADVEDAGDPIPVWVKIVCAVMLSLGTYAGGWRIMRTLGRKIIELDPPQGFAAETTGASIMFTTAFLFQAPISTTHVITSAIMGVGATKRVNAVRWGVAKNIVLGWFITMPAAALVAAASFWVVNLAFV, from the coding sequence ATGGACACCTTCGCCTTGATAGTGACCATCGGTGTCGCGCTCGGATTCACCTATACCAACGGCTTCCACGACTCGGCCAACGCCATCGCCACGTCCGTGTCCACGCGCGCGCTGACGCCACGGGCGGCGCTCGCGATGGCCGCGGTGATGAATCTCGCAGGCGCGTTCCTCGGCAGCGGGGTCGCCAAGACCGTCAGTGAAGGCCTGATCGAGACACCGCAGGGCACCAAGGGTATGTGGGTCCTGTTCTCCGCGCTGGTGGGCGCGATCGTGTGGAACCTCGTCACCTGGTACTTCGGCCTCCCGTCCTCCTCCTCCCACGCGCTGTTCGGCGGCATGGTGGGGGCGGCGCTCGCGGGCGGCATCGGGGTCATCTGGTCCGGCGTCCTGGACAAGGTCGTCATCCCGATGTTCGTCTCACCGCTCGTCGGCCTGGTCGCCGGCTACCTGGTGATGTGCGCGATCATGTGGATATTCCGGCGCTCCAACCCGCACAAGGCGAAGCGCGGTTTCCGCATAGCGCAGACGGTGTCCGCGGCGGGGATGGCGCTGGGCCACGGTCTCCAGGACGCCCAGAAGACGATGGGCATCGTGGTGATGGCCCTGGTCATCGCGGACGTGGAGGACGCGGGCGACCCGATCCCGGTATGGGTCAAGATCGTGTGCGCGGTGATGCTGTCCCTCGGTACGTACGCGGGTGGCTGGCGCATCATGCGTACGCTGGGCCGGAAGATCATCGAGTTGGATCCGCCGCAGGGTTTCGCGGCCGAGACGACCGGCGCCTCGATCATGTTCACGACGGCGTTCCTCTTTCAGGCGCCCATCTCGACGACTCACGTCATCACCTCGGCCATCATGGGCGTCGGCGCCACGAAGCGGGTGAACGCGGTCCGCTGGGGCGTGGCCAAGAACATCGTCCTCGGCTGGTTCATCACGATGCCGGCGGCGGCGCTGGTCGCGGCGGCAAGCTTCTGGGTTGTGAACCTGGCGTTCGTGTAG
- the pstC gene encoding phosphate ABC transporter permease subunit PstC, whose translation MDITTKNTDAPPPTPQPTEAEQKRAARGATRPGDRIFLGLSRGSGILLLVIMAAIAGFLTYRASIAISKDDANFLTTFEWNTGVLPPKFGIAVLAFGTVVSSVIAMVIAVPIAVAIALFLTHYAPRRLSGPISYVIDLLAAVPSIVYGLWGALILVPHMNGLFGWLDTYFGWTGIFEWQGGAPRSMLTVGILLAIMILPIITNVSREVFRQAPQMIEEAALALGATRWEVIRMAVLPFGRSGVISASMLGLGRALGETMAVATVLSPTFLIQSSLLDPGGGTFAQNIASKFGEANELGRDALIASGLVLFVITLLVNGAARAIIARRKEYSGANA comes from the coding sequence ATGGACATAACCACGAAGAACACAGACGCCCCACCACCCACTCCCCAGCCGACCGAGGCCGAGCAGAAGCGTGCGGCCCGTGGCGCCACCCGACCCGGTGACCGGATCTTCCTCGGTCTCTCCCGCGGCTCGGGCATCCTGCTGCTGGTGATCATGGCCGCGATCGCGGGCTTCCTCACCTACCGCGCCTCGATCGCGATCAGCAAGGACGACGCCAACTTCCTCACCACGTTCGAATGGAACACCGGCGTCCTCCCGCCGAAGTTCGGCATCGCCGTCCTGGCCTTCGGCACGGTGGTCTCCTCGGTCATCGCCATGGTCATCGCGGTCCCGATCGCCGTCGCCATCGCGCTGTTCCTCACGCACTACGCCCCGCGCAGGCTGAGCGGTCCCATCTCCTACGTGATCGACCTGCTCGCCGCGGTGCCGTCCATCGTGTACGGCCTGTGGGGCGCCCTGATCCTCGTACCGCACATGAACGGCCTCTTCGGCTGGCTGGACACGTACTTCGGCTGGACCGGCATCTTCGAGTGGCAGGGCGGCGCCCCCCGCTCAATGCTCACCGTCGGCATCCTGCTCGCGATCATGATCCTGCCGATCATCACCAACGTGAGCCGCGAGGTCTTCCGCCAGGCCCCGCAGATGATCGAGGAGGCTGCGCTCGCCCTCGGCGCCACCCGCTGGGAGGTCATCCGCATGGCCGTCCTGCCCTTCGGCCGCTCCGGCGTGATCTCCGCCTCGATGCTCGGCCTCGGCCGCGCCCTCGGCGAGACGATGGCCGTGGCCACCGTGCTCTCCCCGACCTTCCTGATCCAGTCCAGCCTGCTCGACCCGGGCGGCGGCACCTTCGCCCAGAACATCGCCAGCAAGTTCGGTGAGGCCAACGAGCTCGGCCGGGACGCGCTCATCGCGTCCGGTCTGGTCCTGTTCGTCATCACCCTGCTGGTCAACGGCGCGGCCCGCGCGATCATCGCCCGCCGCAAGGAGTACTCGGGGGCCAACGCATGA
- a CDS encoding NAD(P)/FAD-dependent oxidoreductase, with translation MKHRIVVLGAGYAGAFAAGNLARRLSPADTEITVVNAVPDFVERMRLHQLAIGQDVAFRKLADVFAGTGVRLRLARVTGVDPERRTVAVTGEDGDGELAYDTLLYALGSSVAHHGVPGVAEYAFDVTGRSSALRLRERMAGLAEGGTVLVVGEGLTGIETATEFAEFRPDLSVALAARGELGAWLCPKARRHLRQAFDRLGITVHEHTGIEAVEPTRAIADRVTGASVPADVTVWAAGFAVHPIAAASGLEVAETGQIVVDRTMRSVSHPDVYAAGDCAYAIGENGRPLPMSCGSAGFTNMQATAAIIARLTGSEVPNTALKYYGNHISLGRRDAIFQMVDGDARSKSWYLGGKAAARLKSGVLKGAGWSIAHPTFGMPKRKRRLATAPDRAGAEAGAGAGAGAGARAAA, from the coding sequence ATGAAGCACCGCATCGTCGTACTCGGCGCCGGATATGCCGGGGCCTTCGCCGCCGGAAACCTGGCCCGCCGGCTCTCCCCCGCCGACACCGAGATCACCGTCGTCAACGCCGTGCCCGACTTCGTTGAGCGGATGCGGCTCCACCAGCTCGCGATCGGCCAGGACGTCGCGTTCCGCAAGCTCGCCGACGTGTTCGCGGGCACCGGCGTGCGGCTGCGCCTGGCGCGCGTCACCGGCGTCGACCCCGAGCGCAGGACCGTCGCCGTGACCGGCGAGGACGGCGATGGCGAGCTCGCGTACGACACGCTTCTCTACGCGCTCGGCAGCTCCGTGGCCCACCATGGCGTCCCCGGCGTGGCCGAGTACGCCTTCGATGTGACCGGCCGGTCCTCGGCACTGCGTCTGCGCGAGCGCATGGCCGGCCTGGCCGAGGGCGGCACCGTACTGGTCGTCGGTGAGGGGCTGACCGGCATCGAGACCGCCACCGAGTTCGCCGAGTTCCGGCCCGACCTCTCGGTCGCGCTCGCCGCCCGCGGCGAGCTGGGCGCCTGGCTCTGCCCGAAGGCCCGCCGTCACCTGCGCCAGGCCTTCGACCGGCTCGGCATCACCGTCCACGAGCACACCGGCATCGAAGCCGTGGAGCCGACACGGGCGATCGCCGACCGCGTCACTGGGGCGTCCGTCCCGGCCGACGTGACCGTGTGGGCGGCCGGGTTCGCCGTGCACCCCATCGCGGCCGCGAGCGGGCTGGAGGTCGCCGAGACCGGCCAGATCGTCGTCGACCGCACCATGCGCTCGGTCTCGCACCCGGACGTCTACGCCGCCGGTGACTGCGCCTACGCGATCGGCGAGAACGGCCGACCGCTGCCGATGTCCTGCGGCTCGGCCGGCTTCACCAACATGCAGGCGACCGCCGCGATCATCGCGCGCCTGACGGGCAGCGAGGTCCCGAACACCGCGCTGAAGTACTACGGCAACCACATCAGCCTCGGGCGGCGGGACGCGATCTTCCAGATGGTGGACGGGGACGCGCGGTCGAAGTCCTGGTACCTGGGCGGCAAGGCCGCCGCGCGGCTCAAGTCGGGCGTGCTCAAGGGGGCCGGGTGGAGCATCGCCCACCCGACCTTCGGCATGCCGAAGCGCAAGCGCCGCCTGGCCACCGCGCCCGACCGGGCCGGTGCAGAGGCCGGTGCAGGGGCCGGTGCAGGGGCCGGTGCGAGGGCCGCTGCATAG
- the pstB gene encoding phosphate ABC transporter ATP-binding protein PstB yields MAKRIDVSGLTAYYGSHKAIEDISMTVEPRSVTAFIGPSGCGKSTFLRTLNRMHEVTTGGRVEGKVLLDDEDLYGQGVDPVSVRRTIGMVFQRPNPFPTMSIFDNVAAGLRLNGSYKKSELSDVVEKSLKGANLWNEVKDRLNKPGSGLSGGQQQRLCIARAIAVEPQVLLMDEPCSALDPISTLAIEDLIGELKERFTIVIVTHNMQQAARVSDRTAFFNLSAVGQPGRLIEIDDTERIFSNPSVQATEDYISGRFG; encoded by the coding sequence ATGGCCAAGCGAATCGACGTAAGCGGGCTCACCGCCTACTACGGATCCCACAAGGCGATCGAGGACATCTCGATGACGGTCGAGCCGCGTTCGGTGACGGCCTTCATCGGCCCGTCCGGTTGCGGCAAGTCGACGTTCCTGCGCACGCTGAACCGTATGCACGAGGTCACCACCGGTGGCCGCGTCGAGGGCAAGGTGCTCCTCGACGACGAGGACCTGTACGGGCAGGGAGTCGACCCCGTCTCCGTGCGCCGCACCATCGGCATGGTGTTCCAGCGGCCGAACCCCTTCCCGACCATGTCGATCTTCGACAACGTGGCGGCGGGGCTGCGGCTGAACGGCTCGTACAAGAAGTCCGAGCTGAGCGATGTCGTGGAGAAGTCGCTGAAGGGCGCGAACCTCTGGAACGAGGTCAAGGACCGGCTGAACAAGCCCGGGTCCGGCCTCTCCGGTGGTCAGCAGCAGCGTCTGTGCATCGCCCGTGCGATCGCGGTCGAGCCGCAGGTGCTGCTGATGGACGAGCCCTGCTCGGCGCTCGACCCGATCTCGACGCTGGCCATCGAGGACCTGATCGGTGAGCTGAAGGAGCGCTTCACGATCGTCATCGTGACGCACAACATGCAGCAGGCGGCGCGGGTGTCCGACCGGACGGCCTTCTTCAACCTCTCGGCGGTCGGTCAGCCGGGGCGGCTCATCGAGATCGACGACACGGAGCGGATCTTCTCCAACCCGTCTGTCCAGGCCACGGAGGACTACATCTCGGGCCGCTTCGGCTGA
- a CDS encoding metal-sensitive transcriptional regulator, which translates to MTTTEAGATAPSGEARDAREAGGQETGTQDIVTDHDRGIHGYHKQKDEHLKRLRRIEGQIRGLQRMVDEDVYCIDILTQVSASTKALQSFALQLLEEHLRHCVADAALKGGTEIDAKVEEATKAIGRLLRT; encoded by the coding sequence ATGACGACCACCGAGGCCGGCGCGACGGCGCCCTCCGGGGAGGCGAGGGACGCGCGGGAGGCCGGAGGCCAGGAGACCGGGACGCAGGACATCGTGACCGACCACGACCGCGGGATCCACGGTTACCACAAGCAGAAGGACGAGCACCTCAAGCGGCTGCGGCGCATCGAGGGCCAGATCCGTGGCCTGCAGCGCATGGTCGACGAGGACGTCTACTGCATCGACATACTCACGCAGGTCTCCGCCTCCACCAAGGCCCTCCAGTCGTTCGCCCTCCAGCTGCTCGAAGAGCACCTCCGCCACTGCGTCGCGGACGCGGCCCTCAAGGGCGGCACCGAGATCGACGCGAAGGTGGAGGAGGCGACGAAGGCGATCGGACGACTCCTGCGCACGTGA
- a CDS encoding FAD-binding oxidoreductase: MQRRTFIGGGVALATTAVSAACTTAGSKPPTGGKAPTSSTSLETTSRTAAANLKALARDLDGSLVRPGEANWAAARQLYNTRFDSLKPTAVAYVAHAEDIRTTLAYARARSVPVSIRNGGHSYAGWSSGNGRLIVDISKLSKVRASGNEAVVGAGAKLIDVYRALAAKGVTIPAGSCPTVGVSGLTLGGGHGVVSRAYGLTCDSLTQATLITAAGKQLTASATENKDLFWALRGAGNGNFGIVTELRFTTHPAPQGVSAYMSWPWSRAAAVLSAWQEWGPDQPDEIWSSCHFANAAGGTPTVSVAAFSLGTYGELQNAVDRLADRIGAPARSVSLKRRSYEESMELYAGCSTFPTDAQCHLPGKTPGRSAQGALGRETYTGRSDFFDRSISAAGIQTLLSQISGVRGGTGSFVLTALGGAINRIDPTATAFVHRRSRMLAQYIAAWRAGTSGTTSNAWLTEAHAAMKPYASGAAYQNYTDPTLTNWRKAYYGEAAPRLKTLRTKYDPQGFFKFPQSL, encoded by the coding sequence ATGCAACGGCGTACGTTCATAGGTGGCGGTGTCGCACTCGCGACGACGGCGGTTTCGGCCGCGTGCACCACCGCGGGTTCCAAGCCGCCGACGGGTGGGAAGGCTCCTACGTCCAGCACCTCGCTCGAGACGACGAGCCGCACCGCCGCGGCCAACCTCAAGGCCCTGGCGCGGGACCTGGACGGCTCCTTGGTCCGCCCCGGTGAGGCCAACTGGGCGGCGGCCCGCCAGCTCTACAACACCCGCTTCGACTCGCTCAAGCCGACGGCCGTCGCGTACGTCGCCCACGCCGAGGACATCCGTACGACACTCGCGTACGCCCGCGCCCGCTCCGTCCCCGTCTCGATCCGCAACGGCGGCCACTCGTACGCCGGCTGGTCCTCGGGCAACGGCCGCCTGATCGTCGACATCTCGAAGCTCTCCAAGGTGCGGGCCTCCGGCAACGAGGCCGTGGTCGGCGCGGGCGCCAAGCTGATCGACGTCTACCGCGCGCTGGCCGCCAAGGGCGTCACGATCCCGGCGGGTTCCTGCCCGACGGTGGGCGTCTCGGGCCTGACACTCGGCGGCGGCCACGGCGTCGTGTCCCGCGCCTACGGCCTGACGTGCGACAGCCTCACCCAGGCAACCCTGATCACGGCCGCCGGAAAGCAGCTCACCGCGAGCGCGACCGAGAACAAGGACCTCTTCTGGGCCCTGCGCGGCGCGGGCAACGGCAACTTCGGCATCGTCACCGAACTCCGCTTCACCACCCACCCGGCCCCCCAGGGCGTCTCGGCGTACATGTCGTGGCCGTGGTCCAGGGCCGCCGCCGTCCTCAGTGCCTGGCAGGAGTGGGGCCCCGACCAGCCGGACGAGATCTGGTCCTCGTGCCACTTCGCGAACGCGGCCGGCGGCACGCCCACGGTCTCGGTCGCCGCGTTCTCCCTCGGCACGTACGGCGAACTCCAGAACGCCGTCGACCGCCTCGCCGACCGCATCGGCGCCCCCGCCCGCAGCGTCTCCCTCAAGCGCCGCTCCTACGAGGAGTCGATGGAGCTGTACGCGGGCTGCTCGACCTTCCCGACCGACGCCCAGTGCCACCTCCCGGGCAAGACACCGGGCCGCTCCGCCCAAGGCGCCCTGGGCCGCGAAACGTACACGGGCCGCTCGGACTTCTTCGACCGCTCGATCTCGGCGGCGGGCATCCAGACCCTGCTCTCCCAGATATCCGGAGTCCGCGGCGGCACGGGCAGCTTCGTCCTGACGGCCCTGGGCGGCGCGATCAACAGAATCGACCCCACGGCAACGGCCTTCGTCCACCGCCGCTCCCGCATGCTGGCCCAGTACATCGCGGCCTGGCGCGCGGGAACCTCCGGCACGACATCCAACGCCTGGCTGACCGAGGCGCACGCGGCGATGAAGCCGTACGCATCCGGCGCGGCCTACCAGAACTACACAGACCCCACCCTCACCAACTGGCGCAAGGCGTACTACGGCGAGGCGGCCCCCCGCCTGAAAACCCTGAGGACGAAGTACGACCCCCAGGGCTTCTTCAAGTTCCCGCAGTCGCTGTGA
- a CDS encoding bifunctional lytic transglycosylase/C40 family peptidase yields MTVRKAWIVVTVAAGAGLSFVMVLVIGVYMVAGNLANGVGQGARGLAKGAVPAAYQTLVQKWGNLCSAINPALLAAQLYQESGFNPTAKSPAAAQGIAQFIPGTWATHGIDGDGDGDRDVWDPNDAIPSAAKYDCTLAKYVKDAPGDPTKNMLAAYNAGAYAVIKYGGVPPYAETQNYVKTITTLEESFAAPVSRVDPSKQAAAAIGYAQKKLGTLYLWGGNGTEDQGGRFDCSGLTKAAYESVGITLPRVANDQYNAGPHPGRDELLPGDLVFFSDDLTNSRAIRHVGIYVGGGYMIDAPRPGAVIRFDPIDTPDYFGATRVTEDGAKALPTSV; encoded by the coding sequence TTGACGGTGCGTAAGGCCTGGATCGTCGTGACCGTCGCCGCGGGGGCGGGGCTCAGCTTCGTCATGGTGCTGGTCATCGGGGTCTACATGGTCGCCGGCAACCTCGCCAACGGAGTGGGGCAGGGTGCCCGTGGCCTGGCGAAAGGGGCCGTACCGGCGGCTTACCAGACGCTCGTGCAGAAGTGGGGCAATCTGTGCAGCGCCATCAATCCGGCTCTTCTCGCCGCGCAGCTGTATCAGGAGAGCGGGTTCAATCCCACCGCCAAGAGCCCGGCCGCCGCACAGGGGATAGCGCAATTCATCCCGGGAACGTGGGCGACGCACGGAATCGACGGCGACGGAGACGGCGACCGTGACGTCTGGGATCCGAATGACGCGATTCCATCGGCCGCGAAGTACGACTGCACACTCGCCAAGTACGTGAAGGACGCGCCCGGAGACCCGACGAAGAACATGCTCGCCGCGTACAACGCGGGGGCGTACGCCGTCATCAAGTACGGGGGCGTGCCGCCGTACGCGGAAACGCAGAACTATGTGAAAACGATCACCACGCTTGAGGAGAGCTTCGCCGCTCCGGTTTCCCGCGTCGACCCCTCGAAGCAGGCCGCCGCTGCCATTGGCTACGCGCAGAAGAAACTCGGGACGCTGTATCTCTGGGGCGGCAATGGCACCGAGGACCAGGGCGGACGCTTCGACTGTTCCGGGCTGACCAAGGCCGCGTACGAGAGTGTGGGGATCACCCTGCCCCGCGTCGCCAACGACCAGTACAACGCCGGGCCGCACCCGGGCCGGGACGAGCTGCTGCCCGGGGATCTGGTCTTCTTCTCGGACGACCTCACCAACTCCCGGGCCATCCGGCACGTCGGGATCTACGTGGGCGGCGGCTACATGATCGACGCGCCCCGGCCGGGGGCCGTGATCCGGTTCGACCCGATCGACACCCCCGACTACTTCGGGGCGACCCGGGTCACCGAAGATGGCGCGAAAGCGTTGCCCACCTCTGTGTGA